One stretch of Miscanthus floridulus cultivar M001 chromosome 18, ASM1932011v1, whole genome shotgun sequence DNA includes these proteins:
- the LOC136524818 gene encoding zinc finger protein ZAT5-like: MTTTPMSVPDYSTGGAIVSCASVAKLKTQRNSKRRRHHCSSPAASSSSSHSSSTTTTQKEEEEDEEEDMAKCLILLAQGPAAAVEPARVMPAPAPAPVPARRPKSTSRRFFAAAEAGGGVCVSYECKTCNKCFPSFQALGGHRTSHNNDKQQQPRRPEEAAAAVTTTLSLRTAAAGTDAAAAAATRPAHECSSCGAVFASGQALGGHMRRHRPLTTSSSAVATPDSVVTATGTGDQDSSKLLQEGTINLELDLNLLPAPSTEQEVTSPAKPPCHEPAVQLMHALSRH, translated from the coding sequence ATGACGACCACGCCGATGTCGGTCCCGGACTACTCCACCGGCGGCGCCATCGTCTCCTGCGCCTCCGTCGCCAAGCTGAAGACGCAGCGCAACAGCAAGCGACGTCGACACCACTGCTCGTCGCCTGCCGCTTCATCCTCCTCCTCAcacagcagcagcaccaccaccacacagaaagaggaggaggaagacgaggaggaggacatggccaaatgcctcatcctcctcgctcagggccccgccgccgccgttgaGCCAGCAAGAGTAatgccggcaccggcaccggcaccggtaCCCGCCCGCAGGCCAAAGAGCACGAGCCGCAGGTTCTTCGCCGCCGCCGAGGCCGGAGGTGGCGTGTGCGTGTCGTACGAGTGCAAGACGTGCAACAAGTGTTTCCCCTCCTTCCAGGCCCTCGGCGGACACCGCACCAGCCACAACAATGATAAGCAGCAGCAGCCGCGACggccggaggaggcggctgctgcTGTCACCACCACGCTTAGCCTGCGCACAGCTGCAGCGGGGACCGACGCAGCAGCTGCAGCGGCGACGAGGCCGGCGCACGAGTGCTCGTCATGCGGCGCGGTGTTCGCGTCCGGGCAGGCGCTCGGCGGGCACATGAGGCGCCACCGGCCGCTCACCACCAGCTCGTCGGCCGTAGCGACGCCCGACAGTGTGGTCACCGCCACGGGGACGGGGGACCAAGACAGTAGCAAGCTGCTGCAGGAGGGCACCATCAACCTGGAGCTGGACCTCAACCTGCTGCCAGCGCCGTCGACGGAGCAGGAGGTGACATCCCCGGCAAAGCCGCCATGCCATGAACCAGCAGTTCAGTTGATGCATGCTTTGTCTCgccactag
- the LOC136519575 gene encoding signal peptide peptidase-like 5 codes for MATAAVLALLTVSALAGAAAGGDIVHHDDEAPKIPGCSNDFILVKVQSWVNGKEDGEFVGVGARFGPKIVSKEKHANRTKLTLADPMDCCSPPKHKVSGDVLLVQRGKCKFTKKAKFAEAAGASAIVIINHVHELYKMVCEKNETDLDINIPAVLLPKDPGSALHTLLTDGNAVSVQLYSPDRPVVDTAEVFLWLMAVGTVLGASYWSAWSAREAVIEQEKLLKDGHESLLNVEAGGSSGMVDINVASAIMFVVVASCFLIMLYKLMSYWFVELLVVIFCIGGVEGLQTCLVALLSRWFKPAAESFVKVPFLGAVSHLTLAVCPFCVAFAVLWAVFRQLPFAWIGQDILGIALIVTVIQIVRVPNLKVGSVLLSCAFLYDIFWVFISKRWFHESVMIVVARGDKTDEDGVPMLLKIPRMFDPWGGYSIIGFGDILLPGLLVAFALRYDFAAKKGFRSGYFLWAMVAYGSGLLITYVALNLMDGHGQPALLYIVPFTLGTLIALGWKRGELPNLWARGEPERVCTHMHVPLLPTTPN; via the exons atggCCACCGCGGCGGTCTTGGCGCTGCTCACGGTGTCGGCGCTGGCGGGGGCAGCTGCCGGCGGTGATATCGTCCACCACGACGACGAGGCACCCAAGATCCCTGGATGCTCCAACGATTTCATCCTG GTAAAAGTGCAAAGCTGGGTCAATGGCAAAGAGGATGGCGAGTTTGTTGGTGTTGGTGCTCGCTTTGGTCCAAAAATCGTCTCCAAGGAGAAGCACGCAAACCGAACTAAACTCACGTTGGCAGACCCTATGGACTGCTGCTCTCCTCCAAAACACAAG GTTTCTGGAGATGTTCTTTTGGTTCAAAGGGGCAAGTGCAAATTCACAAAGAAAGCAAAGTTTGCTGAAGCTGCTGGTGCTTCTGCTATAGTAATCATAAACCATGTCCACG AATTGTACAAGATGGTCTGTGAAAAGAATGAAACCGATCTTGACATAAATATACCTGCAGTTCTCCTGCCAAAAGATCCGGGTTCTGCTTTACATACACTTCTTACAGATGGTAACGCAG TTTCTGTGCAGCTGTACTCTCCAGATCGTCCTGTAGTCGACACTGCAGAGGTGTTTCTATGGCTTATGGCTGTTGGCACAGTGCTTGGTGCTTCCTACTGGTCAGCATGGAGTGCTAGAGAAGCAGTTATTGAACAAGAGAAGCTCCTCAAG GATGGCCATGAAAGCCTACTGAATGTTGAGGCCGGAGGTTCTAGTGGCATGGTAGATATCAACGTGGCATCTGCGATAATGTTTGTGGTGGTTGCGTCATGCTTCTTAATAATGCTTTACAAACTGATGTCTTACTGGTTTGTGGAGCTACTGGTGGTAATCTTCTGCATCGGAGGTGTAGAG GGTCTGCAAACATGCTTGGTGGCTCTGTTATCAAG ATGGTTTAAACCTGCTGCAGAATCTTTTGTGAAAGTACCATTCCTTGGAGCTGTTTCACATCTTACTCTGGCAGTTTGCCCATTTTGCGTTGCATTTGCTGTTCTGTGGGCTGTTTTTCGCCAGCTTCCCTTTGCTTGGATTGGGCAAGACATTCTG GGTATTGCATTGATAGTTACAGTCATCCAAATTGTCAGAGTACCTAACCTCAAG GTGGGTTCAGTTCTTCTCAGCTGTGCCTTCCTGTATGACATCTTCTGGGTGTTTATCTCCAAGAGGTGGTTTCATGAGAGTGTGATGATTGTG GTTGCACGTGGCGACAAGACTGACGAGGATGGTGTGCCCATGCTGCTAAAAATCCCGCGAATGTTTGATCCATGGGGTGGATACAGCATCATTGGCTTTGGTGATATCCTTCTTCCTGGTCTTTTAGTTGCTTTCGCGCTAAG ATACGATTTTGCTGCAAAGAAGGGCTTTCGGTCTGGTTACTTTTTATGGGCAATGGTGGCCTATGGCTCTG GACTTTTAATCACATATGTTGCGCTGAACCTGATGGATGGGCATGGCCAACCTGCCCTTCTGTACATCGTGCCCTTCACTCTTG GCACCTTGATCGCTCTTGGATGGAAGAGAGGGGAGCTGCCGAACCTGTGGGCAAGGGGAGAACCAGAGAGAGTGTGCACGCATATGCATGTTCCGCTGCTGCCAACGACCCCAAACTAA